A portion of the Malania oleifera isolate guangnan ecotype guangnan chromosome 3, ASM2987363v1, whole genome shotgun sequence genome contains these proteins:
- the LOC131151448 gene encoding gibberellin 3-beta-dioxygenase 1-like, which yields MSSSFLSEAHTDIPLDFDKPILAVPDSHAWPKSDDAPTGDWSEKQRGIPTVDLSDPNVAEVIGRACEQWGAFQVTNHGVPLRLLKDVEAEARRLFCLPTRQKMKALRLPGGSTGYGIPKISNFFSKLMWHEGFTIMGSPVDHARELWPDDYERFCRVMEDHQKKMKKLAKQILVLILDWLKISKEDINWLCDTSCTLALQLNSYPSCPDPKHAMGLAPHTDTSLFTIIYQSHGSGLQLYHDGVGWLTVSPVAGALIVNVGDILHILSNGRFLSVLHRAVVNRTQHRVSMAYFYSLPLTSNVFPLPMLTNSREKHPRYRSIMVKEYFDIKAKHLNDALSLIRT from the exons ATGAGTAGCAGCTTCCTTTCAGAAGCCCACACCGACATCCCCCTAGACTTCGACAAACCCATCCTGGCGGTGCCCGACTCCCATGCGTGGCCGAAATCTGATGACGCGCCGACTGGGGACTGGTCTGAGAAACAACGGGGAATACCCACCGTTGATCTCAGCGATCCGAATGTCGCAGAGGTCATCGGCCGTGCGTGCGAGCAGTGGGGCGCGTTCCAAGTCACGAACCACGGCGTTCCCTTGCGCCTGCTGAAGGACGTGGAGGCTGAGGCACGGAGGCTCTTCTGTCTCCCGACTCGGCAGAAAATGAAGGCTTTGCGCTTGCCGGGAGGCTCCACAGGCTACGGCATCCCCAAGATATCGAACTTCTTCTCTAAGTTGATGTGGCATGAAGGTTTCACCATCATGGGTTCGCCGGTTGACCATGCCAGGGAACTCTGGCCAGATGACTATGAGCGGTTTTG TCGAGTAATGGAGGATCAtcagaagaagatgaagaagctaGCCAAGCAGATCTTGGTTTTAATTCTTGATTGGTTAAAGATATCCAAAGAAGACATTAATTGGTTGTGTGACACTTCCTGCACTCTCGCTCTTCAGCTCAACTCTTACCCTTCTTGTCCAGACCCGAAACATGCCATGGGACTTGCACCCCACACTGACACCTCCCTTTTCACCATAATATACCAGAGCCATGGTAGTGGTCTCCAACTCTATCATGATGGGGTTGGGTGGTTAACGGTGTCGCCTGTTGCTGGTGCACTCATTGTCAATGTTGGCGACATCCTCCATATTCTTTCTAATGGTAGATTCTTGAGTGTTCTTCATCGTGCAGTTGTGAACCGGACACAACATCGGGTATCAATGGCCTACTTCTATAGCCTGCCTTTGACTTCCAATGTCTTTCCCCTCCCCATGCTTACAAATTCAAGGGAGAAACATCCTCGATATCGATCAATAATGGTGAAAGAGTACTTTGACATCAAGGCGAAGCATCTAAATGATGCACTCTCTTTAATTAGAACTTGA